Genomic DNA from Fibrobacter sp. UWB10:
CTTCCAATTGCCATATTTAGAAATCAAGCGAATCAAGTAAGCGGTTCCCACCGTCACGTTGATTTCTGGCTTGAGCAAGTCCTCTTCGGTTTCGACATTGAGTCCGAAGTGGGCCCCCATCTTCTTAGCCGTCTCAAGTTTGATTTGCATCAGGCCCAAAGCTCCCGAAAAAGCACCGGACTGTTTACGGCCGCGGGCATTGGGGTTTCCTCGGCTTTCTTGGGCTACCACCGCCAAAATAAGCAATGGGTCAGTCGCATACGACCTCGAAATCTGCCAAATCTGTTCCGTCAGCATTTCACGCTGTTCTTCGGTCAAGCGCCCCTGAGAAAGGTAATCCAACGCCCTACTGATTTTGACATAGTCAATAGTCCACTTGCCCCAAGCGCTAAGCTGTTCAAGTTCGCCTCGCAAAACAGACTCTTTTACAGCCAACTCCTTGATTTCAGCTTGACGCGCATACCAGTAAGACACAAAAAGCCCTAAAGCCCCAAAGCATAACACCAGGGCAATCGCAAACGTGAGCTTGGATATGCGAACGTTACTTTTCACGCCTTGTATTCTCTAGATATTCCAGGTAGCTCACCCAATCCTGAATGAGTCCGAAGGAACTGAGCCTTGTCGTATCTTGCACCACTCCTAGCTTACGGAGCGGGCCAATCGAAGATTCCAGCTTGTCAATTTCCTTGATGTAGCGGTCCTTCTGGTTCTGGAGCGCAATAATTTGAGCCTGTTTGTCAGAGATTTCGTGCCCCTGCGAAGAAATAATTACAAACAAGGTAATCATCCAGCCGAGAATCAACGAAATCAGCGCAACAGCGACACCCGAACTCACGGTAATGCCCGAGCGAAGCCCGTAATGCAGGCCAATTTGCTGCAATTGCTTTTTCGTACCCGACTTCTTGTAAGCCTTACGGTTCTCGTAAACCTCAAAAATGTTCAGATACTTCGAGAAATAATCGTACTGTTCCGCCGATTCAAAAATCAAAATCAAAGCCGACTTTTGCGCCTTGACGCGGTTCAAGAGTTCCAAGAAA
This window encodes:
- a CDS encoding transglycosylase SLT domain-containing protein, whose product is MKSNVRISKLTFAIALVLCFGALGLFVSYWYARQAEIKELAVKESVLRGELEQLSAWGKWTIDYVKISRALDYLSQGRLTEEQREMLTEQIWQISRSYATDPLLILAVVAQESRGNPNARGRKQSGAFSGALGLMQIKLETAKKMGAHFGLNVETEEDLLKPEINVTVGTAYLIRLISKYGNWKDALIAYNLGHSAVDRMLESGKPLPTKYYEHVISKYRNLLSLEF